A window of Oryza glaberrima chromosome 2, OglaRS2, whole genome shotgun sequence genomic DNA:
AAGCTCAATTTCACCATTTGTTGGCCACTGGCAGTTTGGTCTACTTTTTGATATTGTAAGGGGTGGTTCAGAAGGAATAGCCATGTATTGAAAAATTCTTTCCACGGATATCATTCTATTTTCCAAACTACAGAGCACTGCAATAGCCCACCCTTGTAACATATTCAGACTTAATCCATAAGTGACTGCAAGACCGGCTGTCTCTGTGAAAAGATAGTTAAAATAATACTTAGTAAGGATGTTAATACAGATAATGAACTAATTTGATCTGACTGATTTAATTAAATTCCATTGTACTTACTTGGGTCAATTAGAGCAGTTGGCAAGGTGACCAGAAGTATCAAGGCAAATGCAAAGATAAAGGATGAAAGAATGTCCAAGCGAAAGCACAACCATTCCATTGAAGCAGCATTATATAAGCTTGGTCTAGATAAATTATCCATAAAATGACTGACAGAATTGATAAACTGTCTTTCCTTGCCAAAGCATCTAATAATATTTGATCCAGCTACTGATTCAGCAAAATGCTGCATCACCGGAGCTCTGCAAACTCCAGTCAACCTCTGCAACTCCCTAGCACCGTCTATGTAATATTGCTGAAGGGAAGCAATTATGGTGATTAAAAACAAACGCACAATATGAATCTCATAGAaaatacataattataattttgaaaTACGGTTGCAATTATTATACagaaatacatattttaagacaaaaaaTCCTATTGTTCCAAAGGACATTGGAAATGGACTAGTTCACTCCTATATACGCCGGGATCGACCTAGAAACTTGATTGGGAATATTTTTGCCAAGGAAAGAATCACATCATATATGTActtaatggtttttttttactatgtatTAATTGCTTTGCCCTGCCCTTAAATTTTTCAATTAAATCTGGGAGAAGAAAAACAACGATTTCAATTTTCGGTTGGATCTGTGAAAAATTCTCAATGAAGTCATGAATTAATGTATTAGAATTCTCAATAAAGTCATGAATTAATTTATTAGTCCTACATacttaaaaattagaaatttggaaCCAAAAATTGATATCAAACAAAAATTATATAGTAAAAACAATACCTGATACCATAGAGATGCTGCAATGATTGGGACAAAAATTACAAAGACTGGCCATGCTACCCGTGACATTAAAATAATTGTTCCAAGAAGTTCGATAGCAGGAAAtagaagatatcccatcaggtCAAAAATTCTGGTGTCCACTGTGCTTTGATCAGTGGAagcctgcattttttttcaaatctcaTGATTGATTGAATAGAAATTCTAATGGCATTCAAAGGAGATAGCTTCAATTTCTCATTAAAATTAAGACGGTGAAGGTAAATTACTTACTCTGTTCAAAATACGCCCACTAGGAGTGGAGTCAAAGAAAGACATCGAAGTTCGGAATATGCATCGATGCATCTTATCGAATAGCATCATTGCAGTCTTACATCCAGCCATGACAAGAAGATGGGATCTGACGAAGATGAATAACGAGCTAACAAAAGCTAATGCAACATATACAAGTACCATTGTCAAGCTATTGACTGGAGGATTCACTTCTTTAGATATTGGAGCAGCCCAAGCAATCCAAAAATTGCTTCCAAtttgaagaacttgaaaaattATCTGAGCAAGTAAAATAAGTGGTACAAGTGCTCCACCATATGCCATTGTAATATATTTCCAATAGACGGAAATCCCAACCCgccctttctccctctcttcttcttgtACCAACTGACCATTTTGAACAATCCCTTCTTCTGCTCCTTCATTATCATCCTTTTGCTTATCTTGTCTGAGAAGGGTACTTCCACTGTCACCAGGAATAAGACCACTTTCGGGATCGCCACTTGGATGTTCTAAACTTTCTAGAGTAGATATGGCATCCTTATGGGAAAATACTAATTTTGTGAACTCTTCTCCAGAATTAAGAATTTTAGTGTAATTCCCAACTTGTGTTATTTCTCCATCTTTCATGACCTGAAACAGGAAAAGGAATTGACAAGGTAAAAAGGTTGTTGCAAGTAGCATAAATAAGTAGATTTGATAGTTGTTGGCAGCTCACCATGATAGCATCAGCCGATGGCAAAAATTCGACATGGTGGGTAACATACACTACAGTTTTGGTAGCTAAGAATCCAATCAAGCATTCCTGCAAAATACAAGGTCGTAGTGAACAACTTTCATACAGTAGATATAATCTTGAACCCTAAATAATGCTCAAGATCAGCCTACCAAACACTGACCActgaagaaaggggaaaaaaaagccAAATTGACTGGGAGAAAATGGAGTGTTAATATTTGAAAGCATAtgatgcaaaaatcaattttatagTATTAGAAGCCTCAAGTACCAAAAATAAGTTCAGCATTCAATTATGTAAACACACATATAGAATTAGAATTTGaagatttgttttttcaaaaaatacctTGAACAAGTGCAACCCAGTATGAGCATCAACCGCACTGAAGGGATCATCAAACAGAAAGATATCCGCATCTTGGTACAAGGCACGTGCAATTTGCATCCTTTGCTTTTGTCCGCCACTTAGGTTAATGCCCCTCTCTCCTATAATCGTCTGGTCACCAAATGGCAATATTTCCAAGTCCTTTTTAAGACAGCATGCTTCAAGGACTTTTTCATACCTTTCTCTAAAcatttttgtcccaaaaagTATGTTATGTTCAATTGTCCCACTTTGTATCCATGGTGATTGGCTAACATAGGCAATCCGACCACATGTTTGAACATCCCCTGATAACTTTGGTATCTCACCGAGTACACATGACAACAAACTTGATTTTCCAGATCCAACAGTTCCACAGATAGCAACCCTCATTCCTTGCCGAATATGAAAGTTCAAATTTCGGAGGGTAGGAACCTCAGAAGATGTGTTCCAAGAGAACTGACCATTCCTCACCTCGACCGATATGTTGGTTGTACCTCTTGGAAGTTTAGTTACAACATCTCTCGATAGTTCCTCGAGGTGCATAAAAGAGCAGATCCTATCAAGTGATACTTTTGTCTGGATGATCACAGAGACTGTGTCTGGGATACTATTGATTGGTCCTTGTAGCTGCCTAAATGTTGCCAGAGCAGACAATACTTTCCCTGTTTCTAATGGAATGCCTAGAAGCAAGCAAGTTCCAAAGGTGACCATGGCAACAAAAGCAGGAGCTCCGAAAAACACAGATATAAGCATAGCTGAGGTGTACACATCTTTCTTTAGCCAATGCATCTCCTCCTTCCTCAACTCCATGATCTTCGACAAGAAGACCATTTCCCATCCTTGAAGCTTGAGAATGCGCATGTTCTGTAGCATCTCAGTCATAGCCCTCATTCTAGCATCCTTGGCATCCATCATTTTCTCTTGGTAATTTTGTTGGATCCTCCCTATAGGTAGATTAGCTAACATTGTCAAAACAGTGGCAGCAAGGGCTGCAAACGCTGCCAAACCAAGAGTAGAGTATAGGATCAGCATTGCTAGAATAATCTGCACAGGGAATAGCCAGAGCTCATGCATGGACCAATTGAAATCCGCGACACGCTCGGCATCAAGGCTCACAGAATTGATGATCTCTCCACTTGAACTGCTCTGCCTGGACTggttggagagggagaggcccTTTTGGTAAATGACGGCAACAAGAGCTGACCGCACCCGCACGCCAAGTTGTTGCGATCTAAATACCAAATGCCTTGAAGACAGGCCTTC
This region includes:
- the LOC127762424 gene encoding ABC transporter C family member 3-like, translated to MEQPLLNHPDSCSSEATTSTRSVFTDAGFFSILTFSWMGPLLDHGRRKSLDLDDVPILDDNDSVQGILPNFEAKLVSVSDSGKYTDVTAIKLVKALILTTWKLLVFTAVCALLRTVSSYVGPYLIEYFVDYLNRSPRSAKEGYILVLSFVVAQFIEGLSSRHLVFRSQQLGVRVRSALVAVIYQKGLSLSNQSRQSSSSGEIINSVSLDAERVADFNWSMHELWLFPVQIILAMLILYSTLGLAAFAALAATVLTMLANLPIGRIQQNYQEKMMDAKDARMRAMTEMLQNMRILKLQGWEMVFLSKIMELRKEEMHWLKKDVYTSAMLISVFFGAPAFVAMVTFGTCLLLGIPLETGKVLSALATFRQLQGPINSIPDTVSVIIQTKVSLDRICSFMHLEELSRDVVTKLPRGTTNISVEVRNGQFSWNTSSEVPTLRNLNFHIRQGMRVAICGTVGSGKSSLLSCVLGEIPKLSGDVQTCGRIAYVSQSPWIQSGTIEHNILFGTKMFRERYEKVLEACCLKKDLEILPFGDQTIIGERGINLSGGQKQRMQIARALYQDADIFLFDDPFSAVDAHTGLHLFKECLIGFLATKTVVYVTHHVEFLPSADAIMVMKDGEITQVGNYTKILNSGEEFTKLVFSHKDAISTLESLEHPSGDPESGLIPGDSGSTLLRQDKQKDDNEGAEEGIVQNGQLVQEEEREKGRVGISVYWKYITMAYGGALVPLILLAQIIFQVLQIGSNFWIAWAAPISKEVNPPVNSLTMVLVYVALAFVSSLFIFVRSHLLVMAGCKTAMMLFDKMHRCIFRTSMSFFDSTPSGRILNRASTDQSTVDTRIFDLMGYLLFPAIELLGTIILMSRVAWPVFVIFVPIIAASLWYQQYYIDGARELQRLTGVCRAPVMQHFAESVAGSNIIRCFGKERQFINSVSHFMDNLSRPSLYNAASMEWLCFRLDILSSFIFAFALILLVTLPTALIDPKTAGLAVTYGLSLNMLQGWAIAVLCSLENRMISVERIFQYMAIPSEPPLTISKSRPNCQWPTNGEIELRNLHVWYATQLPFVLKGLTCTLPGGLKTGIVGRTGSGKSTLIQALFRIVDPSIGQVLIDGLDICTIGLHDLRTRLSIIPQDPVMFEGTLRNNIDPLEEYSDEQIWKALDSCHLGDEVRKNELKLDSAVTENGSNWSAGQRQLVCLGRVVLKKRKILVLDEATSSVDPMTDNLIQKTLKQQFSECTVITIAHRITSVLDSEKVILLDNGKIAEDDSPAKLLEDKSSLFSKLVSEYTKGSEY